A genomic segment from Sphingomonas astaxanthinifaciens DSM 22298 encodes:
- a CDS encoding serine hydrolase domain-containing protein, which yields MAGALASIRVVEPVGTKGADEELAATRAASLRLAKVQPAARQRIDYARLDARLRRLVAKPTMVGMAVGIVENGRITFLSGYGETLAGSGEKVTPDTVFRWASVSKGVAATMVAKLAEQGKINLAAPVANYAPGLKLPAGNEYRASVADVLSHRLGLYKNALDNKLEEGQSPQVLRAELSTLNAICAPDTCWSYQNIAYDSASDMVARATGQSYQQAVQQRLFAPLGMTSASLTREGLVSSPSWARPHSVGRRPLEVLEPYYRVPAAGGVNSNIKDMSLWMIAQMGGMPGVLDPKLLDTIHARLVKTPGERGRMRKFLERLGDAWYGLGWRSYDYAGHQIVGHRGGVAGYRSLILFDPKLKSGVVALWNSNTSQPGGLEFEVMDMLYGLPFRDWMEVDKSGGPAAEPEAEEIASTGSGEPR from the coding sequence ATGGCCGGCGCGCTGGCCAGCATCAGGGTCGTCGAACCGGTCGGTACCAAGGGCGCGGATGAGGAGCTTGCGGCGACGCGGGCCGCGAGCCTGCGCCTCGCCAAGGTCCAGCCGGCCGCGCGCCAGCGGATCGACTATGCCCGGCTCGACGCGCGGCTGCGTCGGCTGGTCGCCAAGCCGACCATGGTCGGAATGGCGGTCGGGATCGTCGAGAACGGCCGGATCACCTTCCTCTCGGGTTATGGCGAGACGCTCGCCGGCTCGGGCGAGAAGGTCACGCCCGACACGGTCTTCCGCTGGGCCTCGGTCAGCAAGGGCGTTGCCGCGACGATGGTCGCCAAGCTCGCCGAGCAGGGCAAGATCAACCTCGCCGCGCCGGTCGCCAATTACGCGCCGGGGCTGAAGCTGCCGGCCGGCAATGAATATCGCGCGAGCGTCGCCGACGTCCTCAGCCACCGGCTCGGGCTCTACAAGAACGCGCTCGACAACAAGCTGGAGGAGGGCCAGTCGCCGCAGGTGCTGCGGGCCGAGCTGTCGACGCTCAATGCCATTTGCGCGCCCGACACCTGCTGGTCCTACCAGAACATCGCCTATGACAGTGCCAGCGACATGGTCGCCCGGGCGACCGGCCAGAGCTACCAGCAAGCGGTGCAGCAGCGGCTGTTCGCGCCGCTCGGCATGACAAGCGCGTCACTGACCCGCGAAGGCCTGGTCTCGTCGCCGAGCTGGGCCCGGCCGCACAGCGTCGGGCGCCGTCCGCTCGAGGTGCTCGAGCCTTATTACCGCGTCCCGGCGGCGGGCGGGGTCAACAGCAACATCAAGGACATGTCGCTGTGGATGATCGCGCAGATGGGGGGCATGCCGGGCGTGCTCGATCCCAAGCTGCTCGACACCATCCATGCGCGGCTCGTGAAGACCCCGGGCGAGCGCGGCCGCATGCGCAAGTTCCTCGAGCGGCTGGGCGACGCCTGGTACGGGCTCGGCTGGCGATCCTATGATTATGCCGGCCACCAGATCGTCGGCCACCGCGGCGGGGTCGCGGGCTATCGCTCGCTGATCCTGTTCGATCCCAAGCTCAAGAGCGGGGTCGTCGCCTTGTGGAACAGCAACACCAGCCAGCCGGGCGGGCTCGAATTCGAAGTCATGGACATGCTCTACGGCCTGCCGTTCCGCGACTGGATGGAAGTCGACAAGAGCGGCGGGCCGGCGGCCGAGCCCGAGGCTGAGGAAATCGCCAGCACGGGGAGCGGCGAACCGCGCTAG
- a CDS encoding glutaredoxin domain-containing protein: MPQAKITRMVLPDHECPFGRRALQLLNDHGFEVEEHQLTTREETDRFKAEHGLSTTPLIEIDGETIGGCNELEKFLSAHV; the protein is encoded by the coding sequence ATGCCCCAGGCGAAGATCACCCGGATGGTCCTGCCCGACCACGAATGCCCGTTCGGCCGCCGCGCGTTGCAGCTGCTCAACGACCACGGCTTCGAGGTCGAGGAGCACCAGCTCACGACTCGCGAGGAGACCGACAGGTTCAAGGCCGAGCACGGCCTCAGCACCACCCCGCTGATCGAGATCGACGGCGAGACCATTGGCGGCTGCAACGAGCTCGAGAAGTTTCTGTCAGCGCACGTCTAA
- a CDS encoding ATP-dependent helicase, with the protein MPESAALSPEPGYLQGLNTPQREAVLTTEGPVLVLAGAGTGKTAALTARLAHLIATRRAWPSEILAVTFTNKAAREMRERVSRISGGAIEGMPWLGTFHSIAAKMLRIHAELAGLQSNFTILDTDDQLRLLKQLIAAAELDEKRWPARQLAGLIDKWKNKGLTPDQVDAGESELFANGRGGDLYDQYQKRLLALNACDFGDLLLHMLVIFRTHADVLERYRTRFKYLLVDEYQDTNAVQYEWLKLLAEPRRNICCVGDDDQSIYSWRGAEVANILRFEREFAGAAVIRLEQNYRSTPHILGAASGLIANNSGRLGKELWTEIDAGEKVRVIGVWDGPEEARRVGEEIESHQIRGGRLSDVAILVRAQFQTREFEERFIAIGLSYQIVGGFRFYERAEIRDALAYLRLVQSPADDLAFERIVNTPKRGLGDKALANIHRYARAAGLPLLLAAAQMLDSDELTPQARRSLGRFVGDLARWRQMHLAAADQVKSPHEPPAHAELARLLLDESGYTAMLQAERTAEASGRLENLAELTRAMEEYESLGAFLEHVSLVMDNDADKGGDKVTIMTIHAAKGLEFPVVYLAGWEEGVFPSQRALDEGGTASLEEERRLAYVAITRAREKATIIHAANRRIYGQWTSSIPSRFVGELPKEHIEEETTMSGGESLWRAQWSERGDPFAHVAAQRPDRATTRGPGWGRAASTFTATPQRIVEARASAVSLGNKGRDDLSTGQRVFHGKFGYGTIAAIEGNKLEIDFEHSGRKRVLDSFVSLPDA; encoded by the coding sequence GTGCCCGAATCCGCTGCCCTTTCTCCCGAGCCCGGCTATCTCCAGGGCCTGAACACCCCCCAGCGCGAGGCGGTGCTGACGACCGAGGGGCCGGTGCTGGTGCTGGCCGGCGCAGGCACGGGCAAGACCGCGGCGCTCACCGCGCGACTCGCCCACCTGATCGCGACTCGCCGCGCTTGGCCGAGTGAGATCCTCGCGGTCACCTTCACCAACAAGGCCGCGCGCGAGATGCGCGAGCGCGTGTCCCGGATCAGCGGCGGCGCGATCGAGGGGATGCCCTGGCTCGGCACCTTCCACTCGATCGCCGCCAAGATGCTGCGCATCCATGCCGAGCTCGCCGGGCTGCAGTCGAACTTCACCATCCTCGACACCGACGACCAGCTGCGGCTTCTGAAGCAGCTCATCGCCGCCGCCGAACTCGACGAGAAGCGCTGGCCCGCGCGCCAGCTCGCGGGCCTGATCGACAAGTGGAAGAACAAGGGGCTTACCCCGGATCAGGTCGACGCGGGCGAGTCCGAGCTCTTCGCCAACGGTCGCGGCGGCGACCTCTACGACCAGTATCAGAAGCGCCTGCTCGCGCTGAATGCCTGCGATTTCGGCGATCTTTTGCTCCACATGCTGGTGATCTTCCGCACCCATGCGGACGTGCTCGAGCGCTACCGGACCCGCTTCAAATATCTGCTGGTCGACGAATATCAGGACACCAATGCGGTCCAGTATGAGTGGCTGAAGCTGCTCGCCGAGCCGCGCCGCAACATCTGCTGCGTCGGCGACGACGACCAGTCCATCTATTCCTGGCGCGGGGCCGAGGTCGCCAACATCCTCCGCTTCGAGCGCGAGTTCGCGGGCGCCGCGGTGATTCGGCTCGAGCAGAATTACCGCTCGACCCCGCACATCCTCGGCGCCGCCTCGGGCCTCATCGCCAACAATAGCGGGCGCCTCGGCAAGGAATTGTGGACCGAAATCGACGCCGGCGAAAAGGTCAGGGTGATCGGCGTCTGGGACGGTCCCGAGGAGGCGCGCCGGGTCGGCGAGGAGATCGAAAGCCACCAGATCCGCGGCGGCCGGCTGTCCGACGTCGCGATCCTCGTCCGCGCCCAGTTCCAGACCCGCGAGTTCGAAGAACGGTTCATCGCGATCGGCCTCTCCTACCAGATCGTTGGCGGCTTCCGCTTCTACGAGCGGGCCGAGATCCGCGATGCCCTCGCCTATCTCCGCCTGGTCCAGAGCCCGGCCGACGACCTCGCCTTCGAGCGGATCGTCAACACCCCCAAGCGCGGCCTCGGCGACAAGGCGCTGGCCAACATCCACCGCTACGCCCGCGCCGCCGGTCTCCCGCTGCTGCTCGCCGCCGCGCAGATGCTCGATTCGGACGAGCTCACCCCCCAGGCGCGCCGCAGCCTCGGCCGCTTCGTCGGCGATCTCGCGCGCTGGCGGCAGATGCACCTCGCCGCCGCCGACCAGGTGAAGAGCCCGCACGAGCCGCCCGCCCATGCCGAGCTGGCGCGACTCCTGCTCGACGAATCAGGCTACACCGCCATGCTCCAGGCCGAGCGCACTGCCGAGGCCTCGGGCCGGCTCGAGAACCTCGCCGAACTGACCCGCGCGATGGAGGAATATGAGAGCCTCGGCGCGTTCCTCGAGCATGTCAGCCTGGTGATGGACAATGACGCCGACAAGGGCGGCGACAAGGTCACGATCATGACCATCCACGCCGCCAAGGGGCTAGAATTTCCCGTCGTCTATCTCGCCGGCTGGGAGGAAGGCGTCTTCCCCTCGCAGCGCGCGCTCGACGAGGGCGGCACCGCCTCACTCGAGGAAGAGCGCCGCCTCGCTTATGTCGCGATCACCCGGGCGCGCGAAAAGGCGACCATCATCCACGCCGCCAATCGCCGCATCTACGGCCAGTGGACCTCGTCCATTCCCTCGCGCTTCGTGGGCGAATTGCCCAAGGAGCATATCGAGGAAGAGACCACGATGAGCGGGGGCGAGTCGCTGTGGCGCGCGCAGTGGAGCGAGCGCGGCGACCCCTTCGCCCATGTCGCGGCGCAGCGGCCCGACCGGGCGACCACTCGCGGGCCCGGCTGGGGCCGCGCCGCCTCGACCTTCACCGCGACCCCGCAGCGCATCGTCGAGGCCCGCGCCTCGGCGGTCAGCCTCGGCAACAAGGGCCGCGACGACCTGTCGACCGGCCAGCGCGTGTTTCACGGCAAGTTCGGCTACGGGACCATCGCCGCGATCGAGGGCAACAAGCTCGAGATCGACTTCGAGCATAGTGGCCGCAAGCGCGTCCTCGACAGCTTCGTCTCGCTCCCCGACGCCTAG
- a CDS encoding ferritin-like domain-containing protein, with amino-acid sequence MIGSDDRKDGLGTLETLTTTLIDSINGYRDAAENADGSRFQEIFRRNADERSRVVEELRSEIRRLGGNAPDDGSFLGATHQRFLDLKAAITGRDDQAIINEVERGEDYLKEKFEAALKLDMDPEARTVVERAYQSVRQGHDQISSLKHGLEA; translated from the coding sequence ATGATCGGATCTGACGACCGCAAGGACGGCCTCGGCACCCTCGAGACCCTCACCACCACCCTCATCGACAGCATCAACGGCTATCGCGACGCGGCCGAAAATGCCGACGGCAGCCGCTTCCAGGAAATCTTCCGTCGCAATGCCGACGAGCGCAGCCGCGTGGTCGAGGAGCTTCGCAGCGAAATCCGTCGCCTCGGCGGCAACGCCCCCGACGACGGCAGCTTCCTCGGCGCCACCCACCAGCGTTTCCTCGACCTCAAGGCCGCGATCACCGGCCGCGACGACCAGGCGATCATCAACGAGGTCGAGCGCGGCGAGGACTATCTCAAGGAGAAGTTCGAGGCCGCACTCAAGCTCGACATGGACCCCGAGGCCCGCACGGTCGTCGAGCGCGCCTATCAGTCGGTGCGTCAGGGCCACGACCAGATCAGCAGCCTCAAGCACGGCCTCGAAGCCTAG
- a CDS encoding PaaI family thioesterase yields the protein MSDNPLIAALEAANRASPFHQTTGFRIAAADEGDVRIMFAAAPALLNHAGALHAGVQCAALDTVAGYAAATIAGRVVTLQMSTQFLASARGDRFEAIGRVTKSGKEQLFVDAELIALRDGDRRLVAKALAVLTRLSA from the coding sequence ATGAGCGACAATCCCCTGATCGCCGCGCTCGAGGCCGCCAACCGGGCCTCGCCCTTTCACCAGACCACGGGCTTTCGAATTGCCGCGGCGGACGAGGGCGACGTGCGGATCATGTTCGCGGCCGCGCCCGCGCTCCTCAACCATGCCGGCGCGCTCCACGCCGGGGTCCAGTGCGCCGCGCTCGACACGGTCGCGGGCTACGCTGCCGCCACGATCGCCGGGCGGGTGGTGACGCTGCAAATGTCGACGCAGTTCCTGGCCTCGGCCAGGGGCGACCGGTTCGAGGCGATTGGGCGCGTGACCAAGTCGGGCAAGGAGCAATTGTTCGTCGATGCCGAGCTGATCGCGCTGCGCGACGGCGACCGGCGCCTCGTCGCCAAGGCATTGGCCGTGCTGACCCGGCTTTCCGCCTGA
- a CDS encoding hemerythrin domain-containing protein, whose translation MVDEAPDAITLLKTDHREVEELFKKFEDTKTAPAKRKVAEKIATALIVHTRIENEIFYPACKGKVEEADLKEAYVEHDAANLLIAEILESGKGDEFYDAKVKVLQEEIEHHVKEEERWLTGIFSQAKRHGLDVEGLGVELQKAKTRYEAEIAEDGPEIHLAALKKTKLATA comes from the coding sequence GTGGTCGATGAAGCCCCCGACGCCATCACCCTGCTCAAGACCGATCACCGCGAGGTGGAGGAGCTCTTCAAGAAGTTCGAAGATACCAAGACCGCCCCGGCCAAGCGCAAGGTCGCCGAGAAGATCGCCACCGCGCTGATCGTCCACACGCGGATCGAGAACGAGATTTTCTATCCGGCATGCAAGGGGAAGGTCGAGGAGGCCGACCTCAAGGAGGCCTATGTCGAGCATGACGCCGCCAATCTGCTGATCGCCGAGATCCTCGAGAGCGGAAAGGGCGACGAATTTTACGACGCCAAGGTCAAAGTGCTGCAGGAAGAGATTGAGCACCACGTCAAGGAAGAGGAGCGCTGGCTGACCGGCATCTTCAGCCAGGCCAAGCGCCACGGGCTCGACGTCGAGGGACTCGGAGTCGAGCTGCAGAAGGCCAAGACCCGCTACGAGGCAGAGATTGCCGAGGATGGCCCCGAGATCCACCTCGCGGCGCTCAAGAAGACCAAGCTGGCCACCGCCTGA
- the pyrF gene encoding orotidine-5'-phosphate decarboxylase has product MSSPLFVAIDTPALDQALALASAVTAHVGGVKLGLEFFAANGPAGVARVAAMGLPVFLDLKLHDIPNTVGKAVAALTPLKPAVLTVHAAGGRAMLAAAKAAAPAGCKVVAVTVLTSLDSTDLAEVGVSASPAEQVARLADLARSAGCDGIVCSGEEVAAAAVRWPEGYFVVPGIRPAGSDVGDQKRVLTPPEALARGASMLVVGRPITAASDPAEAARSIAASLDAAPALTATA; this is encoded by the coding sequence ATGAGCTCGCCCCTGTTCGTCGCGATCGACACCCCCGCGCTCGACCAGGCGCTGGCGCTGGCTTCGGCGGTCACGGCCCATGTCGGCGGGGTGAAGCTCGGCCTCGAATTCTTCGCCGCCAACGGTCCGGCCGGCGTCGCGCGCGTCGCCGCCATGGGCCTGCCGGTCTTTCTCGACCTCAAGCTTCACGACATCCCCAATACCGTCGGCAAGGCCGTCGCGGCCCTGACCCCGCTGAAGCCCGCCGTGCTTACCGTCCACGCCGCCGGAGGCCGCGCGATGCTCGCCGCCGCCAAGGCCGCCGCGCCCGCGGGCTGCAAGGTCGTCGCGGTGACCGTCCTCACCAGTCTCGATTCCACCGACCTCGCGGAGGTGGGTGTGAGCGCCAGCCCCGCCGAACAAGTCGCGCGGCTGGCCGACCTCGCCCGGAGCGCGGGCTGCGACGGCATCGTCTGCTCGGGCGAGGAAGTCGCTGCGGCCGCCGTCCGCTGGCCCGAGGGCTATTTCGTCGTTCCGGGGATCCGACCCGCCGGCAGCGACGTCGGCGACCAGAAGCGCGTCCTGACCCCGCCCGAGGCGCTTGCCCGCGGCGCCTCGATGCTGGTCGTCGGCCGCCCGATCACCGCCGCTTCCGATCCCGCCGAGGCCGCGCGGTCGATCGCCGCTTCCCTCGATGCCGCGCCGGCGCTAACCGCCACCGCCTGA
- a CDS encoding DUF3597 domain-containing protein — protein MSIFGKIKDAIFGHKDPGLGNRPTIPAGMDGGPPLQPSAASPAPAPAQPAPAATPTQPVDVAQVLDDMSREKGRPELNYKSSIVDLMKLLGIDSSLENRKSLAHELGYTGALDGSAEMNIWLHKAVMRSLGDQGGKVPAEMLG, from the coding sequence ATGAGCATCTTCGGCAAGATCAAGGACGCCATCTTCGGCCACAAGGATCCGGGTCTGGGCAACCGGCCCACGATCCCGGCCGGGATGGACGGCGGTCCACCGCTCCAGCCCTCGGCTGCATCTCCCGCCCCGGCGCCGGCCCAGCCCGCCCCCGCCGCGACTCCGACCCAGCCGGTCGACGTCGCGCAGGTGCTGGACGACATGAGCCGCGAAAAGGGTCGGCCCGAGCTCAACTACAAGAGCTCGATCGTCGACCTGATGAAGCTGCTCGGCATCGATTCGAGCCTCGAGAACCGCAAGTCGCTCGCCCATGAGCTCGGCTACACCGGCGCGCTCGACGGCTCGGCCGAGATGAACATCTGGCTGCACAAGGCCGTGATGCGCAGCCTCGGCGACCAGGGCGGCAAGGTCCCGGCGGAGATGCTCGGCTAG
- the accD gene encoding acetyl-CoA carboxylase, carboxyltransferase subunit beta produces MSWLSRVRNSISFLPKRQTTDTLWHKCKKCGSMVFTKEWEDNLMVCPRCDHHDRIRAHSRFEQVFDEGAFEVLPSTDVREDPLKFRDTKRYTDRLKAARASTEEKDAFLNARGTIGGRQAIVGVQDFAFMGGSMGVAVGSAFVAGVEAAIAARAPYIVFTAAGGARMQEGILSLMQMPRTTVALEMLAEAGLPYIVVLTDPTTGGVTASYAMLGDVQLAEPGALIGFAGQRVIEQTIREKLPDGFQRAEYLLEHGMIDMVVHRAELRERLGTLIDYLAPAEKAAA; encoded by the coding sequence ATGAGCTGGCTGAGCCGGGTCCGTAACAGCATTTCCTTCCTGCCCAAGCGGCAGACCACCGACACGCTCTGGCACAAGTGCAAGAAGTGCGGCTCGATGGTTTTCACCAAGGAGTGGGAGGACAATCTGATGGTCTGCCCGCGCTGCGACCATCACGACCGAATCCGCGCCCACAGCCGCTTCGAGCAGGTCTTCGACGAGGGCGCGTTCGAGGTGCTGCCGAGCACCGACGTGCGCGAGGACCCCCTCAAGTTCCGCGACACCAAGCGCTACACCGACCGGCTGAAGGCCGCCCGCGCCTCGACTGAGGAAAAGGATGCTTTCCTCAACGCCCGCGGCACCATCGGCGGCCGCCAGGCGATCGTCGGAGTCCAGGACTTCGCCTTCATGGGCGGGTCGATGGGCGTGGCGGTCGGCTCGGCCTTCGTCGCCGGGGTCGAGGCGGCGATCGCGGCCAGGGCGCCCTACATCGTCTTCACCGCGGCCGGCGGCGCGCGCATGCAGGAAGGCATCCTCAGCCTGATGCAGATGCCGCGTACCACCGTCGCGCTCGAAATGCTGGCCGAGGCCGGCCTGCCCTACATCGTCGTGCTGACCGATCCGACCACCGGCGGCGTCACCGCCAGCTATGCGATGCTCGGTGACGTCCAGCTCGCCGAACCCGGCGCGCTCATCGGTTTTGCCGGCCAGCGCGTGATCGAGCAGACCATCCGCGAGAAGCTGCCCGACGGCTTCCAGCGCGCCGAATATCTGCTCGAGCACGGCATGATCGACATGGTCGTCCACCGCGCCGAGCTTCGCGAGCGGCTGGGCACGCTGATCGACTATCTCGCTCCGGCGGAGAAGGCGGCCGCCTGA
- a CDS encoding bifunctional folylpolyglutamate synthase/dihydrofolate synthase, translating to MADGARSDHPGVQGELDRLAALSPGGDRLGLERIEALLARLGHPERQLPPVFHVAGTNGKGSTCAFLRTALEAAGHRVHVFTSPHLVRFNERIRLAGRLVEDELLAALLAEVLDASDGIGPSFFEATAAAALLAFARTPADALVLEVGMGGRLDATNVVARPTVTGIAALGLDHQQWLGEDLADIAGEKAGIAKADVPLVTLAHPAEAASRVRAVAARVGAPLFVQGEAWDSGIADGRLRYRDRDGALDLPLPALPGPHQADNASLAIAMLRHQQALAVPAAALERAMTDVRWPARLQKLRPGPLIGRRDAWLDGGHNPQAAEVLAESIAALTHGRPLHLVTGMLSTKDAAGLLTPFRGLVEQVHAIGFDHPLAFPAEDLAATARDLGLPASAHPSIADALAHVPADRPALIAGSLYLAGEVLALNGEAPD from the coding sequence ATGGCCGACGGCGCCCGCTCGGACCATCCGGGCGTGCAGGGTGAGCTCGACCGGCTGGCGGCGCTCAGCCCCGGCGGCGACCGCCTGGGGCTCGAACGGATCGAAGCGCTGCTCGCCCGGCTCGGCCACCCCGAGCGGCAACTTCCGCCGGTCTTCCACGTCGCCGGGACCAACGGCAAGGGATCGACCTGCGCCTTCCTTCGGACCGCGCTGGAGGCGGCGGGCCACCGCGTCCACGTCTTCACCTCGCCCCACCTCGTCCGCTTCAACGAGCGGATCCGGCTGGCCGGTCGGCTGGTCGAGGACGAACTTCTCGCGGCGCTCCTTGCCGAAGTGCTCGACGCGAGCGACGGCATCGGCCCGAGCTTCTTCGAGGCGACCGCCGCCGCCGCCCTGCTTGCCTTCGCCCGCACCCCCGCCGACGCGCTCGTACTCGAAGTCGGGATGGGTGGCCGGCTCGACGCGACCAATGTCGTCGCGCGGCCCACCGTCACCGGGATCGCCGCGCTTGGGCTCGATCATCAGCAGTGGCTGGGCGAGGACCTCGCCGACATTGCGGGCGAGAAAGCGGGGATCGCCAAGGCGGATGTCCCCCTCGTCACCCTCGCCCACCCCGCCGAAGCCGCGTCGCGGGTCCGTGCGGTCGCCGCGCGCGTCGGCGCGCCGCTGTTCGTGCAGGGCGAGGCCTGGGACAGCGGGATCGCGGACGGCCGGCTCCGCTACCGCGACCGCGACGGCGCGCTCGACTTGCCCCTCCCCGCCCTGCCCGGGCCGCACCAGGCCGACAATGCGTCCCTGGCCATCGCCATGCTCCGCCACCAGCAAGCGCTCGCCGTTCCCGCCGCAGCGCTGGAACGGGCGATGACCGACGTGCGCTGGCCGGCCCGGCTGCAGAAGCTGCGGCCGGGCCCGCTGATCGGCCGGCGCGACGCCTGGCTCGATGGTGGCCACAATCCGCAGGCGGCCGAGGTGCTCGCGGAAAGCATCGCCGCGCTGACCCACGGCCGGCCGCTCCACCTCGTCACCGGCATGCTCTCGACCAAGGATGCCGCCGGCCTGCTCACCCCCTTCCGCGGGCTGGTCGAGCAGGTCCATGCGATCGGTTTCGATCATCCGCTGGCGTTCCCCGCCGAGGACCTCGCCGCGACTGCCCGGGATCTCGGCCTGCCTGCCTCGGCGCATCCCTCGATTGCCGACGCTTTGGCTCACGTGCCCGCGGACCGCCCGGCGCTGATCGCCGGCTCGCTCTACCTTGCGGGCGAAGTGCTGGCGCTCAACGGCGAGGCCCCGGACTAG
- a CDS encoding DUF3140 domain-containing protein: MPDTIDADEKREIVNDFHDAVNMTASQLEKWLDSPESKEVGWKGEDRDGRGESVGHKSGRRIVELLHKKKADLTDDDLAHMHKVVGYVHRHLAQKPAHPAGSKWEASLKNWGYDPAKK, translated from the coding sequence ATGCCCGATACCATCGATGCCGACGAGAAGCGCGAGATCGTCAACGATTTCCACGACGCGGTGAACATGACCGCGTCTCAGCTCGAGAAGTGGCTCGATTCGCCCGAAAGCAAGGAAGTCGGGTGGAAGGGCGAGGACCGCGATGGCCGCGGGGAGAGCGTCGGCCACAAGTCGGGCCGAAGAATCGTCGAACTGCTGCACAAGAAGAAGGCCGACCTGACCGACGACGACCTCGCGCACATGCACAAGGTAGTCGGCTACGTGCATCGCCATCTCGCCCAGAAGCCCGCGCATCCGGCCGGCTCGAAATGGGAAGCGAGCCTCAAGAACTGGGGGTATGATCCGGCGAAGAAATAG
- a CDS encoding DEAD/DEAH box helicase, with translation MPHEQLPAALGRALAARGYDTLTEVQSAVSTPEVAGRDLIVSARTGSGKTVAFGLAMAGDLLGTGEELPYAVAPLALVIAPTRELALQVSAELSWLYADARARVVTCVGGMDPIKERRALQGGAHIVVGTPGRLRDHLERGALDLSALRVAVLDEADEMLDMGFREELEEILDATPDGRRTLLFSATMPRPIVALAKRYQKDAMRIETLGTDAGHGDIAYQAVTVRPTDIEHAVVNLLRFHDAETAILFCATREAVRRLHGSLAERGFEAVSLSGEHSQADRNRALQALRDGRARVLVATDVAARGIDLPSVSLVIHVELPRDAEALQHRSGRTGRAGRKGIAVLIVPNMRRRRIEGMLRLARIQVEWTNVPTAEQIRDQDRARMLAQFDEPAPQEEGDANLAAALLDRLGPQGVAQALVSRLMADLPAPEDLLDGPAGDEGRPQHGGFEGSGWFRINAGRRQGGDPKWLLPLICRIGHVNRSEIGAIKVAATDSFFEVSGRALPNFVKAMRKNSAAMAQDGILVEPSTSPDEHHAAGGGPPKPRQHRKGPPPRR, from the coding sequence ATGCCTCATGAACAACTCCCCGCGGCGCTCGGCCGAGCGCTTGCCGCGCGCGGCTATGACACGCTCACCGAAGTCCAGTCCGCCGTCTCCACGCCCGAAGTCGCCGGCCGCGACCTCATCGTCTCCGCCCGCACGGGCTCGGGCAAGACCGTTGCCTTCGGCCTCGCCATGGCCGGCGACCTCCTCGGGACCGGCGAGGAACTCCCGTACGCCGTCGCCCCGCTGGCGCTGGTCATCGCACCGACCCGCGAGCTTGCGCTCCAGGTTTCGGCCGAGCTGTCGTGGCTCTACGCCGATGCGCGCGCCCGCGTCGTGACCTGCGTCGGGGGCATGGACCCGATCAAGGAGCGTCGCGCGCTGCAGGGCGGGGCGCATATCGTGGTCGGCACGCCCGGCCGCCTGCGCGATCATCTCGAACGCGGCGCGCTCGACCTGTCGGCGCTGCGAGTCGCGGTGCTCGACGAGGCCGACGAGATGCTCGACATGGGCTTCCGCGAGGAACTGGAGGAAATTCTCGACGCCACTCCCGACGGGCGCCGCACGCTTCTGTTCTCGGCGACCATGCCGCGGCCGATCGTCGCGCTGGCCAAGCGCTACCAAAAGGACGCGATGCGGATCGAGACGCTCGGCACCGACGCCGGGCATGGCGACATCGCCTACCAGGCGGTGACCGTCCGCCCGACCGACATCGAGCATGCCGTCGTTAACCTGCTCCGCTTCCACGACGCCGAGACCGCGATCCTGTTCTGCGCCACGCGCGAAGCGGTCCGCCGGCTCCACGGCAGCCTGGCCGAGCGGGGCTTCGAGGCGGTGTCGCTGTCGGGCGAGCACAGCCAAGCCGACCGCAATCGCGCGCTTCAGGCGCTGCGCGACGGCCGCGCCCGGGTGCTGGTCGCGACCGACGTCGCCGCGCGCGGGATCGACCTTCCCTCGGTCAGCCTGGTCATCCACGTCGAGCTTCCGCGCGACGCCGAGGCGCTGCAGCATCGGTCGGGCCGCACCGGTCGCGCGGGCCGGAAGGGCATCGCCGTGCTGATCGTCCCCAACATGCGCCGCCGCCGGATCGAGGGGATGCTTCGCCTCGCCCGCATCCAGGTCGAATGGACCAATGTCCCCACCGCCGAGCAGATCCGTGACCAAGATCGTGCCCGCATGCTTGCCCAGTTCGACGAGCCGGCGCCGCAGGAAGAGGGCGACGCCAATCTCGCCGCCGCTTTGCTCGACCGGCTCGGGCCGCAAGGCGTCGCGCAGGCGCTGGTCTCGCGGCTGATGGCCGACCTGCCCGCCCCCGAGGACCTCCTCGATGGCCCGGCCGGCGACGAAGGCCGCCCGCAGCATGGCGGGTTCGAGGGTTCCGGCTGGTTCCGGATCAACGCCGGGCGCCGGCAGGGCGGCGACCCCAAGTGGCTGCTTCCGCTCATCTGCCGGATCGGGCACGTCAACCGCAGCGAGATCGGCGCGATCAAGGTCGCGGCGACCGACAGCTTTTTCGAGGTGAGCGGCCGCGCGCTGCCCAATTTCGTCAAGGCGATGCGGAAGAACAGCGCGGCGATGGCGCAGGACGGTATCCTGGTCGAGCCGAGTACCAGCCCCGACGAGCATCATGCCGCCGGCGGCGGTCCGCCCAAGCCGCGCCAGCACCGCAAGGGCCCGCCGCCGCGGCGCTAG